A single genomic interval of Helianthus annuus cultivar XRQ/B chromosome 13, HanXRQr2.0-SUNRISE, whole genome shotgun sequence harbors:
- the LOC110901056 gene encoding uncharacterized protein LOC110901056 yields the protein MNILNVYAPNDQATRRKFWNEILSLKCQQPGLWVALGDFNEVRWPEERVNSRFDQASAACFNEFIDQCGFLEYQMTGGNFTYISDNEEIKLSKLDRILVCDGFMSRWPFASLAALRKGVSDHCPVSLSCVDYDFGPSPFKFFNSWIGQEKLDRIVADNVGKIASWGRRDIAFANLLKEVKKDIKAWQRDIRVLEVKNLEDLNKAAEALGRKAAGHNLSSEEKKLCVNIRLSIRKIEIAKAKDLHQKARLNWIKLGDENSSFFHGIVNINKARSRINGLKIWDDWITDPKAIKDHVWRAFRKHFAKPMRR from the coding sequence ATGAACATTCTCAATGTTTATGCTCCCAACGATCAGGCTACGAGGAGAAAATTCTGGAATGAGATTCTTTCCCTTAAATGCCAGCAGCCTGGTTTATGGGTAGCTTTGGGGGATTTCAATGAAGTTAGATGGCCGGAAGAGAGGGTTAATTCGCGATTTGATCAGGCTAGTGCTGCTTGTTTTAATGAGTTTATTGACCAATGCGGTTTTCTTGAATATCAGATGACAGGGGGTAACTTCACTTACATCTCGGATAATGAGGAAATCAAACTTAGCAAGCTTGATCGTATCTTGGTGTGTGACGGGTTTATGTCTCGGTGGCCGTTTGCGTCTCTTGCTGCCCTCAGGAAAGGTGTTTCAGACCATTGTCCTGTCTCCCTTTCTTGTGTGGATTATGATTTCGGGCCGAGCCCTTTCAAATTCTTCAACAGTTGGATCGGTCAAGAGAAACTCGATAGGATTGTTGCTGATAACGTGGGGAAGATTGCAAGTTGGGGGAGGAGGGATATTGCTTTTGCGAATTTGCTAAAAGAGGTTAAAAAGGACATTAAAGCTTGGCAACGCGATATTCGGGTTTTGGAAGTAAAAAACTTAGAAGATCTAAATAAGGCCGCTGAAGCGTTGGGAAGGAAAGCTGCTGGTCACAACCTCTCTTCAGAAGAAAAGAAACTCTGTGTTAATATCAGACTGAGTATTAGAAAAATCGAAATAGCTAAGGCTAAAGACTTACACCAGAAGGCCCGTCTTAATTGGATTAAGTTGGGGGATGAAAATTCATCTTTTTTTCATGGGATTGTTAACATTAATAAGGCCCGGAGTCGGATAAATGGGCTGAAAATTTGGGATGATTGGATCACGGACCCCAAAGCTATTAAAGACCATGTGTGGAGggcttttcgtaaacacttcgcTAAGCCTATGCGACGTTAG